actgcgccacccaggcgccccagtaaatgaaatatttttttaaaaaaattaacaattttcccctttgcttttcaAAGTTTGGAGTAAGagtcttacttttaaaaaaatttttttagatatttatttttgagagagacagacagacagagcatgagcaggggatgggcagagagagagagagggagagacagagaatcccaagcagactccaggctctgagctgtcagcacatagtccaatgcagggcttgaacccatgaaccgtgagatcatgacctgaaccaaagttggatgtttaaccaactgggccacccaggtgccccaagagtcttATTTGTTATCTTTCAATGTCCTCCTGTCTCAAATTTGCTAAGTTAGAGCTGGGAGCCAAGGCTTCTAGTCTATGACCAGGCTCCGGTTTTAAAGGAGAATCATTGTACCTTGGGCTGGTTACAGTTAGGTACTGAACACCTTGAAGCTGTGAACAAGAACTCTTTGCCAGGAAGTGGGGGCTTCTTGTACAGACCTCCCCATCTCTCATGCAGACTCTCATCTGGAGCCCTTTGCTGAAACCTCagatgtcctttttttaaattttaatatttataaccaATCCCTTTTAAGACTCAGAAAAGCCAAGGGAATTCCCCAAAGTTTATCACCCTGTTAAGCTGTGCTTACTGTTGGTGAGTTTCTCTCATACAAAATTCTCTCATATGCACTGTCTCTTGAGTAGGCAACTAAGCTATTCATGTAGGAAGAAAACCTGTTGTCCAGGAGatcaagaaggaagaagaggcttAAATGACAAAGAGCATAATAGACCAATTGAAATGGCTTCAGGGAGCCATGCAGGCTTATTAGATGTTATAGTCTAAATAATGGCACTCCTAGTAGCTGGCTTGAGTGGCCAGAGCCCTTGCCTGAGGAGCTGGTAAGGTCTGGTGTATGCAGCAACAGGCTCATTCTCTCCTGTTGTCTTTCTTCCTGTATTTGAGAAGCTTTTCCTTGAGATGTTGGTCTGCTTTTTATGGTGACACAAGTGAGTTCATCTGTTCaatgttccttccttcttttctttctcccccattcCTACCTTCCCTTCTTACTTTTTCCCTTCCAAAATTATTTATGAAGAGTGCTAGGGGCTAAGGATCCagtgttaaaatatgaaaaatactgtTCTTATCTCATGGAGCTATCAAGAAAATCAATAATTAATGTTTGACATAGTGAAGAATAACAGACATAATATTtccaaagagaaatgcaaactgcACTGAGAGCAGGTACCTGGTGGATCTAACTTTTCGGGGGAGGTCAGATGAAACTTCCTagaagaagaaatgtttaagCTGAGATCTACAGAGAAGGTAGAAATTAGGAAGAGATCCAATTGGAGGGTACAGAATCCATGGAGACCCTGAGGTAGGAGAGCATGGcacttccttttctcttgaaTCTACTTATTATTCAGGGAAGTTCTGCCTGGCTATCTCTATATATTACCTGGTTTTGTAAGAGCAAATGTGTTTCTTCCATTGGAGACTATAGGCTAACACCACATCCTTGGCTTGGCGTGAGAGCTATATCCCCTCTGTCTTCCATCTTTAGGATGTCAGATAAAAGGCAACAGCTTATTAATTGGTGATGGCCTTTGGTAATCTATATGTAGACATATATATCTAGGCGTTCATTAGGAGCAAGATTTGGAATGCTAATAATCCCATTTGGCCAGAATTTAATCATATGGCTGTACCTAGCTGTGTGGGAGGTAGGGAAATGCAGTCTAGTTGAGCAGCCACAAGGCCAGCTAAAATTCTAGCattgtgggggaagggaaaacaCAGATATTGGAAAACAGACAACACATTGGATCCCCAGTTCTCCATCTATTCCCATCCTGATCTGCTTTTCAACatcctattcatttttcaaaactgaGCTCCAATGTCACCTTTTAGAAATCTGCCTCTTGAAGAGAAttaatttctctccttcctctattCTCCTGTTCCACAATAACACAGGCTGACCTACAGTCAGTTATTTATGCATCTGTGATTTCCACTAAATTGTGAAATTCTTAAAGGCAAGGATCAGATCATACCCTTCTCTGCATTTCCAGACCTCCAGGAACACAGGAGGTActccatgaatatttatttaaccaataaagctccaggaaaaaaaaaaaaaaaaagaaacagtagctCCTTTCCAATGGACAGAATATACCTCAAAGATCTTTTTATCTTCCCCCTTTGTTTAATAGAGACACCTCCTTTCCTGGTATAACTCATGTTAGAGAGAGGTTGAAGCTGAAACTCTGAGTTTTcagggggaaagaggaaaaagccCATATTGGATTctcaacattttccatttttaaatatgtaatgtaGACTGAAGAATATTTGGGTAGTCACTTTCCTTTTCCCACatggtctcttctctccctttgccaGGGTTCGTGTGAGCCAGGATGGGCAATTTCTGCACTACATCTTTCCTTACCAGTTCATGGACTCTCCTGAGTGGGAATCGCTGCGGCCCTCCGAGGAAGGGGTGTTCCAGGTAATAGGGAGCCTGTGGCAGCACCGTCCCACCCCATCCCACTGTGACCCAGTGATATGTCCCCCTCCATCTTTCCCCGCTTACATCTGTTCTCTGAACCACCGCCAATGTGATGCTAGACATGGGAGCACTCTCCTTCTGTGGAAAGAGTGCGTGGGCTGCTggcagaggtgggtggggtgggacagggaGGTCCTAACCCCTGATAGGTGGGCCATGTCACTCCTATGCCTAAAACTCAGTgatcacaaaataaaaacccacacTCCTTAAGACCTTTTGTGATATCCAGCCacatctccagcccctctctccttcccactttTTGCTCATACTGGTCACACTGAATAACTAGTACTTCCCTAAACACATCCAATTGTTTTGCAACAGCCATGCTTGCCCCCCTCTGTACCTTCTGCCTGAAATGCATTTCCCCCCTCTAAATGAGGCTATGGCATCTTACTTCCTCTGAAGCCTGCCCAGACTGACCTCATCAGCTTCTGTCCCAAAGCTTATTGTTCCTGTCTGTGTgcctttctattctttttacttCTGCTGACTGGTGCATATATTGCTCCCTGTTCTCATGATCtggtttcctttctgtctttccctttcctaACTCTTTGAGTAGAAATCTGGGCTTCCCCTTCTCTCTATTCTCGGGCTCCAAAGGACAGTACCATGAACACAGTAAGTGTTCAAGAAAGCTTTTCTGAACTGGCCTGGCAGTGGGCAGTTGGTGTCTCAGAACTCTGTGAGGCATCCACAGACATGTTCCAAGGTGGGGGCTGCCAACCCTTCAGACTTTAGTTCCCTTCTTTGCAGCTCTCACTTATTGAATGGCTAGTACATGGGAGGCGCCATATGTTATATTGCCTTATTGATTCTTGCAACAACCTTCTGAGTTGGATATTATTATTACCCCACTTaacatgaggaaattgaggttccAAAACATCAAGCAATTTGCCCAAAGTCTTCGTCTCAAAAGTGGCAAAGTCAAGTTGCCTGGCTCtactatttctattcttttttttttcttcacacttTTATTCCCCCCCAAATCTCAAACTACATGAAAACAACCTCAGGGGTAATTACAGCATAAGCAAACCATGGTTGTATTAGCAGAGctaggagaagaaaaatgaagaggaaatttGCACCCTtataaatgcttctttttttctcatttcacccatctccccacccacatcTCCTCTgtaaaccatcagtttgttctctatagttaagagtatgtttcttgttttctctcatgcactctctctcttttctttttttttatttttttttaaattttttttttcaacgtttttaattttatttttgggacagagagacacagagcatgaacgggggaggggcagagagagagggagacacagaatcggaaacaggctccaggctccgagccatcagcccagagcctgacgcggggctcgaactcacggaccgcgagatcgtgacctggctgaagtcggacgcttaaccgactgcgccacccaggcacccctctcttttcttgcttttgtttgttttgtttcttaaattcagcatgagtgaaatcctatgatatttgtcttcctctgattggcttatttcatttagcctaataccctctagatccatccatgttgttgcaaacaagatttcattcttctttgtggctgaataatattccattgtacctatacaccacatcttctttatccattcatctgtcagtcaatggacacttgggctgcttccatgtcttggctattgtaaacgaTACTGCTATAACATCAGCGTATGTGTATCCcgttgaattagtgtttttgtattctttgggtaaatacctagtagtgtgattactggatcttacggtagttctatttttaacttttggaggaacctccaaactgttgtGCTCCACCAGTGCattggctccaccagtttgcattcccaccaatagtgcacgagggtgcctttttctccacatcctcaccaacatatgATCATatagaccttttttaaaaaatttaatttaaatccaagttagttaacatatagtgtaataatgatttcaggagtagaatttagtgattcatcacatacatctaacatccagtactcatcccaacaagtgccctccttaatgcccatcacccatttagcccattctcccacccaatatttcttttctttttaaaaatgagcaggtCACTAGTACAGTGGAATgaacacaagcacacacacacacacacacacacacacacaccttataaGGACTCCCCTGTCCAAATAGTTTGCTAGTACTGCGTTCCATGTTACTTCTATCACTTCTATTGGGGAGTCCCCCAAGCTAGCATTTGAGCTAACTCCAGAATAGATACATGCCAGGCAGTGGCCACTTGGCTGGGCCTGCTTCTGCCCCACCCTGACTTCTGACTCTGTGAGGACAGATCCTGAGAGACAGACAATCCCCATCCCACTGCCAGGCCACCAGCCATAGACCTCCACTAATCATGTTCCTCTTCCACCACACACACGCCTACCGTCTCCAACCAGCCCAGCAGTCTCCTGTGAGAACTCCTTTAGGGCCCTAAGAACTGGTCCTGAGCCAGATAGACCAGGCTCTGTTTCTGACATTGACACTGATGAACAGGTGGTGGATAAGCTGGGTGTCCTCCCCTAAGCTATGCTTGAAAGGAGGGGCTGTAACCCCAGATGGCCTCTCAGCCTGGAATGTAGCTACCGTCATATTCCtcccatttatatttttagtgtGCACCTCCTCTGGGAGCAATAAGATCCACACGTTTGCTATTGGCTGTGTAAAGTCTCATTTCCTCTTTGTAAATGTCAGGTGTTGTCCTGAGTTATAGTTCATTCTGTCCTTGCCTTCTGCAATTATAGTCTTTGTGGACTAATAGGGCAATCTGTAGTGACTGTCTGAATCATAATTCTCATTGTGTTTACCACAAATGAATCAATGTTCCATCACACCTCTCAGCAATCcaattaaataagaatttattgaCTGTTTAGCACTGTGATCCTCTCATTCGTCACCAAGGACATAGCATAGGACGTATCACACAGAAATCATAATTATTTCTCCAATTTACATTGTGTCTTACTAAACCCAAGTCCTCTTTACATATGTTTTTTCATTTGATTCATTTAATCAGCCTCTGAAGTGAGAACTAAAGAAAAAGATTGTTGAAACTTTGTTACAGACATATGCATATGCATGGGGGAACCAGGCAATGAACAAGTTTCCTGAAGACCTCTGAGGAAGGATTTTATACAGGACGTCCGAAAGTCACATTCGGTTGTTTTGCAGCATATAAGATTTGTAGTCTTTACCTGATTCATTCAATCACTTCAGTAATGTATATGGAGCATTTATTGTATACTAGGCACTGTTAAAGGTGTTTGCCATGTATCGGTGAACAACTAAGGAAGTTCCCTGCTTTCATGCCATTTGTACTCTAGTAggggagataaaaataaaaaaataagccacagagaTAATGAGTAACTATGTAAGATgttaaaagataatgaaaaaaatagtgaaaaaaatagaGTGGCTTAAGAGAGATACAGATGCAATTTTATGTAGGGTGGTCATAGAACTCTTtgttgagaaggtgacatttaaacaAAGACCCGAGGGAGGTGACAGTGAGCTCTGGGAAGCTGAGGGCAGAGCAGAGTAGATAGAAGGaagagccagtgcaaaggccctgtggtgggagGGACTAGCATATTTGAACTACAGAAATGAGGCAGTGGTGGctagaacagagagaggaagaggagagaatagtAGGAGAGGATCAAAGAGGGGATAAGGAACCACATCATGTGGGGCCAGAGCATGAATTTTCTAAACAGAGCTAAAAGAATTTCCTAATGCATCGcatgtagtgtgtgtgtgagaaggagGATCAAGGAAGACTCTAAGGCTTTTGGTCTGAGCAACTGGAAAGATGGAGCTGCTATCAACTGAAATAAGGCAGGCTACAAGTAGAATTGGTtttggaggaaaagaggaagttcAGTTTTGGATATATTAGATTTGTGTCATCTACGAACATGTAAATGGAGATGCCGCACAGGCAGTTGAATATTTGAGTCTAGAATTAAAGAATGAGGTCTGCGCCTGAGACACAAGTTGGGGAGTTTCGGAACACAGATGATATTCCAAGCCATTCGATTAGATGAGATCACTAAGTGAGTGAGTTTAGACAGAGAAAAGTTTAAGAATGGACCGACTCTGGGATACCCTAGTGTTTAGAAgttggagagaaaaaggaagactcAAAGGAGCGACGAGGAGGTTGTCCCAGGAGAGCGTGGCACCCTGTGAGCCGAGTAGAGAAAGCTCATTAAAGAGAAgggaccaggggcgcctgggtggcgcagtcggttaagcgtcctacttcagccaggtcacgatctcgcggtccgtgagttcgagccccgcgtcaggctctgggctgatggctcggagcctggagcctgtttccgattctgtgtctccctctctctctgcccctcccctgttcatgctctgtctctctctgtcccaaaaataaataaaaaacgttgaaaaaaaaaaaaaaaaaagagaagggaccaTCAGCAAGGTTGACCAGGAAAACTGATGTCACACTGCAGCTTAGAGGCCACTGGTGACCTTACCAggaacagtgtgtgtgtggaCTGTGAGGGGCAAAACCTTGCTGGTTTcagacagagtgagaggagaGGAGCTGCAGACAGCAAGCACAGACAACCATTTTCCTGGAGTTTTGCTGAGAAGGGGAGTAAACTAATGAGGCCGTAGCTAGCCAAAGAAGAGAGGctagggggaagaaaaaggattttatttgGGTTTGTTTTAAGATGGAAGAAGTAAAATCACATTCATAAGCATGCCCATTGTCTTTGTGTTTGGCATCAAGGACACCATTTATGTCCAGAGTGGCTTTTCTTCACACCTGCTTCAGGGTCAGTACTCTGATTTCCTGTTTGGGAAGTATTGGTAAGTACACCTATAAAGTATGGGCCTTGGCAGATAGTGACGACTCCTTGCTGAACTGCTAGGAATGGGCAGATTGTGAGtacttctttcagaatttttttctcatgaggCACCATGCTTGGAGAGATTAAGGAATTTGTCTGATGTCACACAGCTGGTCAAAGGGTGAAGCTGAACTTGAAGCCACCTCCTGGCCTTGATGAAGCAATTTAGAGGCCTGACTTCAGGGTTgatgatgggggggtggggtggggagaagcagaggtgaGGAAATGAGTTAAGAAAGTAGAAGAGGTCTactgcaggaggaagggagaagggtagTGGGAGCTCTGGTCCACAATGCAGGAATTAAAATGACTATAGAAAAGCTCTAATAAAGGGTGTTTGGAAGTCAACCCTACCTTTAATAAGAAAATCCACATGAAGACTTTAACACAATGCCTGGCTCACAGCCACCTCTAGGTAAATGTTCgctgctatcatcatcatcattatctccACTGTCTCCACAATTCTTCAGCGTGAGCCCTTCTGTCCGCCTCACTTTTAAAGTATCGTGGCCAATCCAATTATAAAGAATTGTGTGATTCTACACCCTATTCCTTTACTCTCCTATGCACGTTTCTAGTTTAACCCCAGTTTTAGCACTTATCATTGTTAAAACAAGGATTTATCAAGCACctgctacgtgccaggcacctTACCTACCCTGCAGGTGTAATTTAGCTTTGCATTATGGgcccatagtaagtgctcagaacTTCCTAGATggctaaataaatggagagtggGGTGCCCTTTGACTCCGTGCTCTTAAGAGTTCCTCTTCCTCAGGCTGCCTGCgtggttctgtcggttaagtgtccaacttcagctcgggtcatgatctcatggttcatgagttcgagacccatgtcaggccctgggctgacagctcagagcctggagcctgcttcggattctgtgcctccctctctctatgcccttcccccattcacaaaaatgaataaacgttaaaaaaaaaaaaaaagagttcctctCCTCTGTGTCCTTTTTCTGACTTTAGTCATCAGATCTCTTTGGTTACTTGTCATAGCCATGTCAAGAGCAGCTTCCTGGGCCTGAATTCCAGGCCAATGTTCTCCCACCGATGCAGCTTGGCAGGCCTAATGAGAAGCTCTTCTCTAACTGAAATGTGTTCCAACCCTTCCTGAATCCTTACTGCAATATATTATCCttctttattcttaaaacaaaCTGTCATCAGCATGCCATCCTTTTTCAGAGAAATGAGAGGCCCCATCTCTGTCTTGAGATCACAATAGACTCAGAACCTTCCACAGCCATGGGACCACAGAATAtgacagctgaggaaactgggtgtggaaactgaggttcctGGAGGGGAGGGCCCAGTGGGTGAATGGCTGAACCCAGGGCTCCTGACAAGTACACCCCTCCATGTCAATGCACACAAGTAAAAGTCATTCACTGGCCCTCCTCCAGGCAAGGCCATGGTGGGCACGGGATGGTGGGGGGCTCccacagtttcttcaacaaaagtGCAGCCTTTTGCCACGTAATTGTATGTTTCTCTGAGCTAAGCATGGACACAGTCTAATTTAAATCTTCACTCTCTTCTCCCGACCCCTTTCAGGTCACTCTGACTGCTGAGACTGCATGTAGCTACATCTCCTGGCCACGGAAAAGTCTCCACCTACTTTTGTCCAAAGAGCGATATATTTCCCGCCTCTTCTCAGCCCTGCTGGGCTATGACATCTCTGAGAAGCTCTACGCTCTCAACGATAAGCTCTTTGCCAAGTTTGGGCTGCGTTTCGACATCCGTCTCCCCAGCCTGTACCATGTCCTGGGTCCTGCTGCTCCAGATACAGGGCCAGAGTCTGAGAAGGATGATGAGGAAGTCCGTGAGTCAGCCATGCCCACATCTGCCCAGCAAACACCCCCTCGCTCTCCTCTTCCAGCTGCCAGTGGCCCTCCAGCACCTCCCTCCCGGGCCAGGATGTCCAGGCCGGACAGCGGCGTCCTGGGTGAGGACTCCGCCAGTCTGGTGCTGGAGGATTTTGAGGAGGTGTCAGGATCAGAATCGTTCATGGATTATAGGAGTGATGGGGAGTACATGAGGTGAGGGAGAGCTAACACGGGCACAACCACCTGGCTCAGGATTCTGTGTAAGTACTCAGAAGGCAGCTCTTTGCCTTCCCGCCAACAGTTGGCCTTAACTCAGCTTGTAAGGGCAAAAAACCATTTCACGGAGCCTGTTCTCTCACAGGACTCCCAGAAAGTGGCATTAACCCAGCCTTGCAGTAGCAACTCACTCCAGGTGCATGCAAGGCATCGGGGGATTTTCtttgaactcattttttattAAGGGTGATTGCATCTTAGAAAGTGGGCTGCTTGACATTTTGAGCAAGCAAACAATTGCTAAATTGTTTGCAAGTTTGtgtgaatagttttttttttttttaacgtttatttatttttgagacagagagagacagagcatgaacaggggagggtcagagagagggagacacagaatctgaaacaggctccaggctctgagctgtcagcacagagcccgacacggggctcgaactcacggaccgtgagatcatgacctgagccgaagtgggccgcttaaccgactgagccagccaggagctcctgTGTGCATAGTTAAGGCCACAGATAGGGCTACCGGGGATTTTATTTATggcatgcattttatttattttttattattattattttttaaacagtttggctgcttctttttttttaatttttttttaacgtttatttatttttgagacagagagagaaagacagagcatgaataggggaggggcagagagagagggagacacagaatctgaaacaggctccaggctctgagctgtcagcacagagccctacgtggggctcgaactcacggaccgtgagatcatgacctgagccaaagtcgaacgctcaaccgaccaagccacccaggcgcccctatggcatgcattttaaaggggaaaaaacgcTAATTCCTATCGGTTCTTATTCCTATCAGTTTTTCCTAGCATAGAGGCAG
The DNA window shown above is from Neofelis nebulosa isolate mNeoNeb1 chromosome 5, mNeoNeb1.pri, whole genome shotgun sequence and carries:
- the POPDC2 gene encoding popeye domain-containing protein 2 isoform X1, which encodes MSANGSTMRQLLWQDPACSGWKQDMEGAVYHLANCFLLLGFMGGSGVYGCFYLFGFLGTGYVCCVMWGWFDACGLDIILWSFLLATACLFQLAHLVYRLRKNTLPEEFDLLYKTLCLPLQVPLQVYKEIVHCCEEQVFTLATEQTYAVEGETPINRLSLLLSGRVRVSQDGQFLHYIFPYQFMDSPEWESLRPSEEGVFQVTLTAETACSYISWPRKSLHLLLSKERYISRLFSALLGYDISEKLYALNDKLFAKFGLRFDIRLPSLYHVLGPAAPDTGPESEKDDEEVRESAMPTSAQQTPPRSPLPAASGPPAPPSRARMSRPDSGVLGEDSASLVLEDFEEVSGSESFMDYRSDGEYMR